The Arachis hypogaea cultivar Tifrunner chromosome 16, arahy.Tifrunner.gnm2.J5K5, whole genome shotgun sequence genome contains a region encoding:
- the LOC112754556 gene encoding small RNA-binding protein 11, chloroplastic, translating to MAAFRRMISLGSNRTLTPPSLLTFRRGIAFKLFVGGLSVHTTEKGLTDAFSDCGQVIEAKIITDRVSERSKGFGFVTFASRDEAANAISQMNGKALNGRDIFVDYAKPTYSKSTGMPIARGPPELPTVDS from the exons ATGGCGGCTTTTCGGAGAATGATTAGCTTAGGATCGAACAGAACTTTGACTCCACCCTCTCTTCTCACTTTCCGCAGAGGAATCGCTTTCAAGCTCTTCGTTGGAG GATTGTCTGTGCACACGACGGAGAAAGGATTGACTGATGCTTTCTCTGATTGCGGACAAGTAATTGAAG CTAAAATTATAACAGACAGGGTATCGGAGAGATCTAAAGGGTTTGGGTTCGTCACCTTTGCTTCACGGGATGAGGCTGCGAATGCCATTTCACAGATGAATGGGAAG GCACTAAATGGCCGCGATATCTTTGTTGATTATGCGAAACCAACTTATTCCAAGAGTACTGGAATGCCCATTGCAAGAGGACCCCCTGAACTCCCCACAGTTGATAGTTGA